The Drosophila bipectinata strain 14024-0381.07 chromosome 2L, DbipHiC1v2, whole genome shotgun sequence genome has a segment encoding these proteins:
- the Wnt4 gene encoding protein Wnt-4 isoform X2 produces the protein MELGGFCQPIKLVLPENGRKINEHFISEHTVMAVFTSQGQVGGPCRYMPATRQQNHQCRKETGLPGTLSEARRLATTHCEEQFRYDRWNCSIETRGKRNIFKKLYKETAFVHALTAAAMTHSIARACAEGRMTKCSCGAKKHNREEQDFQWGGCNDNLKHGKRVTRRFLDLRGGDGDEVSEILRHDSEVGIEAVSSLMMDKCKCHGVSGSCSMKTCWKKMADFNATATLLRQKYNQAIRKAPNLRTMRQAPSSRMRKPKQRRKKPQQSQYTTLYYLETSPSYCSVTKDRQCLHPDNCGTLCCGRGWTTQVFKEVEKCRCRFNNGRCCQLICDYCQRFENKYFCK, from the exons atggaactgggagggttttgccagcccattaagttggttttgcccgagaatggccgcaagattaa TGAACACTTCATCTCGGAGCACACAGTGATGGCAGTGTTTACCTCCCAGGGACAGGTGGGTGGACCCTGTCGGTACATGCCTGCCACCCGGCAGCAGAACCACCAGTGTCGAAAGGAAACAGGACTACCAGGAACCTTGAGCGAGGCACGTCGTCTGGCCACCACCCACTGCGAGGAGCAGTTCAGGTACGATCGCTGGAACTGTTCGATCGAGACCCGTGGCAAGAGGAACATCTTCAAGAAGCTCTACAAGGAGACGGCCTTCGTCCATGCCTTGACAGCAGCCGCCATGACCCACTCCATAGCCAGGGCCTGTGCCGAGGGTAGGATGACCAAGTGCAGTTGCGGGGCCAAGAAGCACAACCGGGAGGAGCAGGACTTTCAGTGGGGCGGATGCAATGATAATCTCAAGCATGGAAAGAGGGTAACGAGACGCTTTCTGGACTTGCGCGGCGGCGATGGAGACGAAGTCAGTGAGATATTGCGACATGACTCAGag gttGGCATTGAGGCCGTCTCCTCGCTAATGATGGACAAGTGCAAGTGCCATGGCGTTTCCGGTTCCTGTTCGATGAAGACCTGCTGGAAGAAAATGGCCGACTTTAATGCTACGGCCACACTATTGAGACAGAAGTACAACCAGGCCATTCGCAAGGCTCCTAATTTAAGGACTATGCGTCAGGCTCCTTCGAGTCGCATGAGAAAGCCCAAACAGCGACGCAAGAAa ccACAACAGTCACAATATACGACGCTGTATTATTTGGAGACCTCGCCCTCCTACTGCTCGGTCACCAAGGATCGCCAGTGTCTGCATCCCGACAACTGTGGTACCCTGTGCTGTGGGCGTGGCTGGACCACGCAGGTGTTCAAGGAGGTGGAGAAGTGCCGCTGTCGATTCAACAACGGACGCTGTTGCCAATTAATCTGCGACTATTGTCAGCGGTTCGAGAATAAATACTTTTGTAAATAG
- the LOC108126620 gene encoding uncharacterized protein → MERCLNWQKVRAKRSASDRYVNSTKAKSRSGWGNISMETINPSTRPMMMLLLWVLYFGHTTFGSPLDSHEMELLEMIFRDAEGYPSSDRDPRDIDVLPASSIGCDDSGSAEYNMFDDLARSEECLDCLPPCEEPVYDDRLPMEHPCFVRMLLLRTPLLKQDPCANFSLATQPPRVNKKPKHKKCNPKAKKQKTATKIEPVPPSNNGTLNSTAAPIATSTEPNSKIIRISKLVPRKRKNTTTTSTSTTSTTTTLETTTVEETTRPVELTTTTTETEPPTTTELETTTLPPTTTEPPLADNQLKRFTGMLPRKKNVPDPPQIKLDGNLQPSEVIQVIVTTEAAELMKLPDGENSTTVTPTTAVVVTTSVPETTTEESCEAESMGDSGDGESSKQGQPEFPETQEQDVEGTGGDHGGEEPCEDTEEQDTNLCPQVVPAQRNAHSRHPPPPRFRKPIKNYVEPILYEGHFDKPHHQMPPIGPQQRDFFISNKQIMPRPKPKYKKRIPPSIYVNNIVRGMDCNDENDSQSEEHPRNPPSPPQRHWDLRRIGVVSRNQVLRKPVTERNVRNFVPMPARRLSSFPEHSVRSQEKPFPMETSRERQNRPFSIENSRESQERIFSMENSRERHERQYLMDSIGPKQEKQYVIERDPEPRPIHPHYSEEVESPEERPMPLATPTSTLDPCLEEHDFLHHRIPSRQFPREEFEMGNMPRGTSSPSLDPCQQEHDYLQRKILHREPNESRSQHPTPSHVFT, encoded by the exons ATGGAACGATGTCTCAATTGGCAGAAGGTGAGAGCGAAACGTTCTGCATCCGACAGATACGTGAACtcaacaaaagccaaaagtcGATCGGGTTGGGGCAACATTTCCATGGAAACCATCAATCCAAGCACTCGACCGATGATGATGCTGCTACTGTGGGTGCTCTATTTTGGACACACGACTTTCGG GTCCCCTTTGGACTCGCACGAAATGGAACTCCTAGAGATGATTTTCAGGGATGCCGAAGGCTATCCGAGCAGTGACCGGGATCCCAGGGATATAGACGTCTTGCCAGCCAGTTCTATAGGTTGTGATGATAGTGGTTCCGCGGAATACAATATGTTTGATGACTTGGCGCGAAGCGAGGAGTGCTTGGACTGTCTGCCGCCCTGTGAGGAGCCAGTTTATGACGACAGACTGCCCATGGAACATCCTTGTTTTGTGAGAATGCTGCTGCTCAGAACTCCGTTGCTTAAACAGGATCCCTGTGCCAATTTCTCCTTGGCGACTCAGCCACCTAGAGTCAACAAGAAACCCAAACATAAGAAGTGTAACCCAAAAGCTAAGAAGCAAAAAACTGCAACTAAAATAGAGCCAGTACCTCCATCTAATAATGGAACTTTGAACTCTACAGCTGCCCCAATAGCTACATCGACAGAACCTAATTCAAAAATCATAAGAATTTCTAAGCTAGTACcgagaaaaaggaaaaatacaaCCACAACTTCAACTTCCACAACGAGCACCACAACAACTTTGGAAACAACAACCGTGGAGGAGACAACACGGCCAGTGGAACTAACCACAACGACAACCGAAACGGAACCCCCAACAACCACGGAATTGGAAACCACTACCCTCCCACCCACTACCACGGAGCCCCCACTGGCCGACAATCAATTGAAGCGGTTCACTGGCATGCTCCCCAGGAAAAAGAATGTGCCCGATCCCCCCCAAATCAAACTAGATGGAAATTTGCAGCCCAGCGAGGTCATCCAGGTAATAGTGACCACCGAGGCCGCCGAACTCATGAAGCTACCGGATGGGGAGAACTCGACCACTGTCACGCCTACTACGGCAGTTGTCGTGACCACTTCCGTTCCGGAAACCACAACAGAAGAAAGCTGCGAAGCAGAGAGCATGGGAGACAGTGGCGATGGGGAATCCAGCAAACAGGGGCAACCAGAGTTCCCGGAAACCCAAGAGCAAGATGTCGAAG GGACTGGAGGTGACCATGGTGGAGAGGAGCCCTGTGAAGACACAGAAGAACAGGATACAAATCTTTGTCCGCAGGTGGTGCCAGCTCAGCGAAATG CCCACTCGAGACAtccacctcctcctcgttTTCGCAAACCTATCAAAAACTATGTGGAACCAATTCTTTACGAGGGACACTTTGACAAGCCACACCATCAAATGCCTCCCATTGGACCCCAACAGAGGGACTTCTTTATATCCAACAAACAGATAATGCCCAGACCCAAGCCAAAGTACAAGAAACGTATTCCTCCTTCCATTTACGTGAACAACATTGTCCGGGGCATGGATTGCAACGATGAGAATGATTCCCAATCCGAGGAACATCCGAGAAATCCACCCAGTCCACCCCAAAGACATTGGGACTTGAGAAGAATTGGTGTTGTGTCAAGAAATCAGGTCTTAAGGAAGCCTGTCACTGAAAGAAATGTTAGAAATTTTGTACCAATGCCTGCTAGAAGATTGAGTTCTTTTCCGGAACATTCCGTCAGGTCGCAGGAAAAACCTTTCCCTATGGAAACATCCAGAGAAAGACAAAACAGACCTTTCTCAATTGAAAACTCTAGAGAAAGTCAGGAAAGGATATTTTCGATGGAAAACTCCAGAGAAAGACACGAGAGACAATACTTGATGGATAGTATAGGTCCAAAGCAAGAAAAGCAGTACGTAATAGAAAGGGATCCGGAACCCCGTCCTATCCATCCTCATTACTCTGAAGAGGTTGAATCTCCTGAGGAAAGACCCATGCCATTAGCTACACCCACTTCCACCTTGGATCCTTGCCTGGAAGAGCATGATTTTCTCCACCACCGCATTCCAAGTCGCCAATTCCCAAGGGAGGAATTCGAAATGGGCAACATGCCGAGGGGTACCTCATCCCCTAGCTTAGATCCTTGCCAGCAGGAGCACGATTATCTCCAAAGGAAAATCCTCCATCGTGAGCCAAATGAGTCTCGTTCTCAGCACCCCACACCATCCCACGTTTTCACCTAA